From a single Vanessa atalanta chromosome 26, ilVanAtal1.2, whole genome shotgun sequence genomic region:
- the LOC125073871 gene encoding proline-rich P65 protein homolog produces MTPEKHVKHEIEKDISKLESNEEFDEDQKVAETTDNYKEQDYTEPVEYPNENDKPLEETEQFETQNYNEENYPNYEQNYDQPQYTEQFENYEQYPEQYADPNTQQFVDPNNQQYADPNAQQYDPNAQQYTDPNAQPFVDPNAQYEGQYENYATDENYVEQTYDDTQYNQEYPEPVPEQAADTNDNMSPNDKVASQS; encoded by the coding sequence ATGACACCCGAAAAACATGTGAAACATGAAATAGAAAAGGATATTTCGAAACTTGAAAGCAATGAAGAATTTGATGAAGATCAAAAAGTCGCTGAAACAACAGACAACTATAAGGAACAAGATTACACAGAACCAGTTGAGTAtccaaatgaaaacgataaaccGTTAGAAGAAACAGAACAATTtgaaacacaaaattataatgaagaaAATTATCCAAATTACGAACAAAATTACGACCAACCACAATATACAGAGCAATTTGAAAATTACGAACAATATCCCGAACAATACGCTGACCCAAACACTCAGCAATTTGTTGATCCCAATAATCAACAATACGCTGATCCGAACGCTCAACAATACGATCCGAACGCTCAGCAATATACCGATCCAAATGCTCAACCATTTGTTGATCCAAACGCTCAATATGAAGGCCAATAtgaaaattacgcaacggatgaAAATTATGTTGAACAGACATATGACGACACACAATATAACCAAGAATATCCTGAACCAGTTCCAGAACAAGCCGCTGATACGAATGATAACATGTCGCCTAACGATAAAGTAGCTAGCCAAAGTTAG
- the LOC125073907 gene encoding serologically defined colon cancer antigen 8 homolog, translating into MFNPYYSCRRPVKMNEYGMKRIPDYTELAYKEAVSKLKYFLSGNNAPSVRSYGGSASIKNLDESDGDLDKKYSSSFNTLSEYKPRPRLTAKYATLYADSLNNYMPPQPNVTNIAPPASADLSGGTNPDVVNFIQKQEEYIEQLERESQYCRDELNNLLGKVKEVISENEHLHEAQKNKLISRMFHTYNAGSETDDLDDVGDSTGLDSDNKVSPSKTRRPKSRSVKLEGPNIVFESRIAELEAQLTQAKIDLKKVQDENNENKRKLANGLVDSTCLDGFKRQIDNLQRDKSTLESQISKLKLNLEQKEGDLDTRYKRGSDAVEQQLREERNNLEMEISRLKAELAAERGRARSASGEGARRAQRERSAAEQRYLAHCDELQHDLAAQFDNVAKLQLDLERQRRDENDLKRELSMKNAAIEELKMELKNKSASLQADLAQAHAEKASLEEELASARLAIERHQRQSKHEVNRLNSEIQSLRQRLDRADADLVHSRRENLRLSEQISNLEKELNLKNLTPISPEKNRKEKELSTMLESMENKHAKTVAELESMIHSQNSLMEKLTSECRLLTDKLDDTNRRHKMEKTQLLCRNSELMRKLRNLWSSHKKYCTTTIAPYRSYTPLSGYPSSSSCDLDRTYLTSTPYTYRNRFRRTDGSSYIGNANDEIGNLSRNLSDLSIDKIGDSDDDPIKHLPRTQPIPTEYQIPRPAPDQTIPEMSPPETPHSEKTTISETSLETTKNQEI; encoded by the exons ATGTTTAACCCGTACTATTCGTGTAGGCGCCCGGTGAAGATGAATGAGTATGGAATGAAGAGGATACCGGATTATACAGAATTGGCGTACAAAGAAGCGGTGtctaaattaaagtatttcttaTCGGGAAATAATGCACCGAGC GTCCGTAGCTACGGAGGTTCAGCTTCAATTAAAAACCTCGATGAATCTGATGGTGATCTCGATAAGAAATATTCGTCATCGTTCAATACCTTGTCTGAATACAAGCCACGACCGCGGCTGACGGCCAAATATGCTACATTGTACGCAGACAGCCTGAACAACTACATGCCGCCTCAGCCAAATGTTACTAATATTG CACCACCAGCATCCGCTGACTTGAGTGGCGGAACCAATCCTGATGTGGTCAACTTTATACAGAAACAGGAAGAGTACATTGAGCAACTCGAACGGGAAAGTCAATATTGCAGG gacgAATTGAACAATCTTCTCGGTAAAGTTAAAGAGGTTATATCAGAAAATGAACACTTGCACGAGGCTCAAAAGAATAAGCTCATTTCTCGAATGTTCCACACTTATAATGCTGGCTCTGAGACTGACGATCTAGATGATGTCGGTGACAGCACTGGACTGGACAGCGATAATAAG GTATCTCCTTCAAAAACTCGCAGACCTAAATCTCGATCTGTAAAACTCGAAGGACCAAACATCGTCTTCGAATCACGCATCGCTGAACTAGAGGCTCAGCTGACACAGGCTAAAATAGATCTTAAGAAGGTCCAG gATGAAAACAACGAAAATAAACGTAAGCTTGCCAATGGTCTCGTGGACTCGACTTGTCTGGACGGTTTTAAAAGGCAAATCGATAATTTACAAAG agataAATCTACTTTGGAGTCTCAGATATCTAAGCTGAAACTGAATCTAGAGCAGAAGGAAGGCGATCTGGACACGCGCTACAAAAGAGGTTCGGATGCTGTTGAACAACAACTCAGAGAGGAgagaaataatttagaaatggAAATAAGCAGACTCAAG GCGGAGCTGGCGGCGGAGCGCGGGCGCGCGCGCTCGGCGTCGGGCGAGGGCGCGCGGCGCGCGCAGCGCGAGCGCAGCGCGGCCGAGCAGCGCTACCTCGCGCACTGCGACGAGCTGCAGCACGACCTCGCCGCGCAGTTCGACAACGTCGCCAAGCTGCAG ttGGACTTGGAACGACAACGTCGTGatgaaaacgatttaaaaaggGAGCTATCGATGAAGAATGCCGCAATTGAAGAATTGAAAATGGAACTTAAGAACAAAAGcg CGTCCCTTCAAGCAGATCTGGCTCAAGCCCACGCAGAAAAAGCATCCCTCGAGGAAGAGCTAGCGAGCGCTAGACTTGCTATCGAAAGACATCAACGACAATCCAAGCATGAAGTTAACCGACTTAATTCTGAA ATTCAGTCACTTCGACAACGCTTAGACAGAGCTGATGCAGATTTGGTTCATTCACGTCGCGAAAACCTGCGTCTTTCGGAACAGATCTCCAATCTAGAAAAAGAG CTTAATTTGAAAAACTTGACACCGATATCACCAGAGAAGAACAGGAAGGAGAAAGAATTGTCAACGATGCTAGAATCGATGGAGAATAAGCATG CTAAGACCGTGGCTGAGTTGGAGTCCATGATTCATTCACAAAACAGTCTGATGGAGAAACTCACCAGCGAATGTCGTTTGCTTACCGACAAGCTCGACGACACAAATCGTAGGCACAA AATGGAAAAAACACAGTTGCTTTGCAGAAACTCTGAACTTATGAGAAAACTTAGAAATCTGTGGTCTTCTCATAAGAAATACTGCACGACCACTATAGCACCGTATCGAAGTTACACTCCATTAAGTGGATATCCAAGTAGCTCATCATGTGACTTAGACCGCACTTATTTGACCTCAACGCCTTATACATATAGAAATAGGTTTAGAAGAACCGATGGATCTAGTTACATTGGTAATGCGAATGACGAAATCGGTAATCTGAGCAGAAATTTAAGTGATCTTTCAATAGATAAAATTGGTGATTCTGATGATGATCCGATAAAG CACCTTCCTCGCACACAACCAATACCAACAGAATATCAAATTCCCCGACCGGCGCCGGATCAGACGATTCCAGAAATGAGTCCGCCGGAGACTCCACATTCAGAGAAAACAACGATATCGGAGACGTCGCTGGAAACCACGAAAAATCAAGAAATATAG